Sequence from the Rutidosis leptorrhynchoides isolate AG116_Rl617_1_P2 unplaced genomic scaffold, CSIRO_AGI_Rlap_v1 contig515, whole genome shotgun sequence genome:
CGATGCCATGACCTCCTCCCACAACCCGACTGGTGTGTGCTGGTTTGTTGACGTACACGGCGGCATGACTGGTGGTGTGTTCTGATTTGATGCCCATGTAACGGATGTGGCAGCAGAAGAGTAGGAAATGCCGCCAAAACCACCGTACATGGAAGAGAGTGACATTGGCAAGTCACTGAAGTTGACATTAGGTGGAAAATGAGGGATTTCATTTCTGGTGGTCCCAACTGTCGGTTTCTTCTTTAGCATGGATTCTTCGACTTGGGCTCGGAGTGGAGAAGCTGTCCTCGAGCACTCTCCTCCGCTATTCCCGGCGCCATTGATGATACTGCTTGTGGTGTTGCGGTGGTGCTCGTTTTCGTGCCACAAACTGGACAGCCATTCACAACCTTGATTGGGAAACCAATTAACTACTATTTAGTCCTCGTACTATAGGAACGTTTCAAAATTAATTCTTTTTTTAAGAAAATATTCAAAATCAATCCTTTTTAAGAAAACAAAGTTCAAAATGAGTTCCGGTCAGTCCACATACAAAGATTATACTGTATATTATGCCATGATAAAATCAAGCAAAGAAGAATTTATGATTTTGCAAAAGCTGGAAATGAATCACGTACGTTGGATCGATAGGTAGTTCCAtcaggttcgataatccaaccagcTTCTTTGCAAGCTCGCGAAGGACTTGATTGATATCTGCTCGAGGAGGAAGAGAAAATCCTCCATGCCTCCTAAGTCCATGGAATATCTTACTCGTAATAGCTCTCCTCTGCCTTTCTCTTATCTTCGTCCTCTCTTTATCGCCCTCGCTCCTCCCTCCTCCTCCTCCGGAAGTAGTCGCCGCCGTCGATCTCGCTTCCTTCATCCTTCCCTCTCAATCTCCTGATTTTTTGAGTGTTTGAAATTGAGAGAGTGGGAGTTGATATTTTAATAAGACTGTGTTGTGTTTGTGTTGAGAGACGTTTTCATGTCGTACTGTACATATATTGGTTGGTTGGTTTGTGAGTTGGTTTTGCATGATATACTAGAAGAGTGGAGAGTAACTAACGTATGACACTCACATAACATGCCTCACGCGCATGAAAGACGCGCGTGACTGCATCTGAATGAAATTCTGAAACTTCGGTTCCAAGTTTcaacaaataaaaataataataataaaaaacaaaAAGTTAAATTGATTGATAAAATAAGTATTTTGTAGGGTTTTCTTGTCCGGCAAGAGGTTTTCTGCTACAACAACCCAGAATAAAACATATACATCAAATTGCCTGCCTTTTCAAGTTAGACCGCTGAAACTTGAGACCTTTTTGAGAGCTTCTTCTTCCATTTCAACAAGTAAACGACAGAACGTCTCGATGTCAGATGCTTCTTCCTTGAATGTGAACCTGAATTCTTTCCACTGGTACTCTCCAGCCCCATCTTTAATCACCGCCCTTCGAACCTTCCCCAGCACGTCAAATCCCTTCCGATCAACAGAGAGCATATATGCATCCTTGGTAATATAGAATAATCAGAATTGTCACAAGTAAGATGATTTTTCCACTTCAAGCAAAACGAAATATGCATCCCAAATTTCAGTTCTGATGAAGTAAGGAGTCTTACTTTTGCACTTGCATTTAAGTATGTGAGACAGAGGATCATCAGAGCTCTACGCCTGGCTTCGCTTTGATTGATACCATCGATGAGCTGTGCAGAAAATGGCGCTTCATAAATGAAAGTGTAAATATCAGCACATATACAAATTTAAAGGAAGAAAATGAAACTATTATGATCAGAATTAAGTTTTAGTGTTTGAATGAGCGTCTCACCTAACTTATCTGCATTATATTTTGCCATATCTTCAAGATCAATTTTATGAGTCCTTCCATGTCCATCAATCCACATCCATGAGCTGGACAACAAAAAACTTATGTCAGACAAAAGCAGATAAGTGCCCATGTGAAAAGAAGAATAAGTACGGTTTTGAAAATATGGAATTTTCATTCACTGGATGAagcaaattgaaaaaaaaaaaaaaacagcaagCCTCGGTGACTATTGTGAGTTTCATCAGGCGGAGATTCTAGTACAAGAGAAATGAAAAAATCAAAATGGAGGTTTCTTACCTTATATTGAACTTGTAAACAACATACTCTGTGCCCTCATCAAGTAACGCCTTGAGATTTTCACTTCGAGAGGTAAGAAGGTGACTAGAAGAACTTAATACACCAGAAACCGTATAACTGGACTCCTTAATCGCTCTCTCTTCAGACTCTATGCATGCTTGAAGACTTTCTGCAGCACGATGAGCCTACGACAACAGAAAGAAAGAACAGTGAATCAACACTATCAAAAGTCAAAACAGAGTACATACTAGCATGTTACTTGGTCCTCCTGAAGGTAACTAATATATGACTGAATCTGGAAATGTCTTAAAAGGATGTGGCTTTCCTCGTTAATATACTTGTCAGATTATGAATCCTTCTTGGCTACCGTGATATCCTTTAGAAAGGAATTCTACAAGGAGTATGGAACCTTTACGACAGACTAAGCCTATCAAGAACTAAATCACAGTGGATCAAAAAATTTCACATTCAACAGTTTCGCATGTGGTTCGTGCTCATATTATAAGTATAGAATGTTCAACATAAAGAAACTTACATTTTTCAGGTTTGAGAGACACAACATCGCCAGCCAAAGCAACCCTAGCTGGTAACTGTCACAAGCAAATACATCAATAATGATAGTTTGGCTATATATTGAGACACATCTAATACAATCTGCGCTTGTGTTCTAGCATAGAATACAGTTCAAAAGAACATATTTCAACCCTGATGTCGAAAATTGAAATCAAGCAGAAAGGCTTACTGGCTTATAACATAGTTTCATATGAACCATTCTCTATGATATCTGAATGAGAATAAAGATGGTGTGCTACTCCTTATCAATACTGACCTTCTTTATTGATTTAAGTAAACTTTTCAGGGGCCCTGGATATGGACTGGAAATAGCAAATGAAACACGCTCATCTATAATAGTGTTCTGCATAAACAAGAAATCTGTCATTCATCAAGACCTTAAATATTTTTTAGCACAACAGCACTTTTCTACGTTCATATGACAATCAAAACAAGAATGAGCCCACTAGAATTCAGAATGCTATCTACTCTACGTAATAACCAAAGCTAGTGGCATAGCTAAGAAGAGAATAAATACCACATTGTGTTGTTCCTTCTCAGGTACCCAGATATATGGCCTTCCTCTCTTCACAAAGTACTTCACCTTCGAAGAAAATATGCCCTCCTTGCTTAAAAAAATCACAAATTAGCACGGAAATCAACATTAATGAATAAATTCACTGGGCATTTTTAAGTTCATTTCTTTTCAGAGAATAGACATGAATTAAACCTTCAAAACAAAATGAGCAAAAGAGGGTACCTTCCTTTGGCGTCAGCTTTAACAGTATTGAGTTGACCTTGCCAATTTGAAGCCAGTATATTCTGCAGAAAATTCAATGATGATAATCACATGCGACGAGATTAAAGAAGATTAAGCTCAATGAGAATTTATCGAGAGAGATAGAGACCTTGCATTTCTCTGCCAAATTTAAGACGGCTGGTTTTGTACCCTTCATGGCTTCTTTAATCTTTCCAGAccaggtgttcgatgaaatgcctcTTTGAAGTGTGTTAAAAGCAGAGAGTTCCAGAGCTGATGTCGAGTGGAAGGTTTAGTCGAGGTTTTGGGGGCTAAATTGGAAAATCGATTCATTGTTGGGAGTTGGACCAGGTTTCCAGAAAACCATAAATTAGCTGACTATGCGTCTACATCAGTCGGTTCGGTTGGGTTGCAATTAGAATTTCAACCTTAAGAACTTCAATTGGATCTAATGAAACTTCGGTTTCTATATAATTTTTTTTGACGAGTCAATCAATTTCATCACTTTTGATCGATATAAGTTTCAATTAAATTATAATCGATCGAATCAATATTGGGTCTCATATTTTTTTCGTTAGTTCGGTTCAATTGACTGGTTTTGTGGCTTCCTCTCCAATCGATAATAGGCTTCAGGCAACGGAAATCTTCTACATGCAGTACTAAGTACATAAGATAGTATCGAGCTTTTTCGGATATTGCAGTGTTCGTTATGAGCTTTTAGGCCCACCTGAGAAAATCACAAAATAAAATAAACGGAAAGTATttacaattttattttattttagaataTTGGAaagtatttatttacaattaattcgtGGTCGAGTCGGATTAAAATAACACaataacacaaacaaaaataatatataaCTTCAAAAAAATAATATAGATATGacataatagttttttttttaattattaaatcatgtTTTTGGTTTATTGAAAATGGATATCTGTAACATAATTTATATCAAATTTCCTAATGAATCAACACTGACAGTTGTTTTGGGATCATGGCATATACATTGTCTATCAAAACACCTTGGCTGAGTCGTTACAGGTTTACATATCTTCCGACAATCGGCATCACTCCGGCAAAATGGTACCATACCTGACTGAACCTGTACGAACTATATATGCTGGTATTGTCTCTCCTACAAAcatataaccaaaaaaaaaaaactactatgGAGGAATTACTATTGTCCATGTAAAGAAAATTTCATTAACAGTATAAGCGCAAGAgttttgtttgattttgataacAAAAATAAATTAGTTAGACGGCTTAATGATAAAACACGGTGAGTGAAAATAAGACACTTACAATACATGATCATGAGAAATACTAGAAATGTCACTTTCAGAACAATCTTCTTCATCTTAGTTTAATTGTATGGTGTTTTAGCAAAAGAAAAATTATTTGTTACATGTGTATTGTGAAATGAAATTTTATAGGCAACATTATTTGTCATTTGACATTTTGTAGTAATGAATCCAAAGCAAATCATAAAATTTCAAACATAAAtaagatttattttaatattttagaTAGAATTCGGTGAAAATCTCACCAAAAGAATCTTGAGTAAGATGCATATAATTTGGGAAATCTCATAAAATGTGAAAATATTATTGTAGCTCTAGTGAAGGATATATCAAGCTAGACAAACTTAACGACTTCTTTAGCTACAAATATATGGTAACaatatttttatagatatcattATATATAGGAATATTTATTAGGCATATTTATATAATTCATTCACCAAAAATGTAGATTAGTTTGTACAGTAATTAGCAAACCACTATCATTGTGCTTAATTTCTTGCATAGGCCGTACGTTAACCTGCAAAATGGTATCACAAACATCGACTAACATCAAAAGGCCTATACATTACATGAACCATTAAGCTTAACCACATGCATCAGGTTACTCTCTAACACCATTAACTTCTTTACTGCCATCTCATTCTCTTTCTCCACTATCATCTCTTCTACCATCTATATCCCCATCTAGTTCCGCACTACCACCACCCACGCTTTTTACACTACCGCCACTCACACCACCTTCCATTGATTCGTATATTCCTCCACAACCTCAAACCCCCACGAATATCATCGTTGCCAGCATTGGTTGTCTATTGGTAGCCATTGCCATCGGCTCGATGATATACTTGCACATGCGGCCACCTCAGATACCTCACGCTCTCTCGCGTTCCTTCCTTCTATGGACTCTAGGCGTCATTATGTGGGAGGTGAGCAAGGTTGGTCTCTCGGGGCTAACATGACGGCCTGGATCGCCTCCTCCACATTTGTTAGAGTGGACACTCTTGGTACGCTTTTTGTATCCTTAATGGCTATTATATACTTCAAATATTTAATTGCTTGTTTTATCATTCAAGTATTCAAATATTTATTTTATCCTTCAAATTTTCAATTGTTTGTTTTTTCCTTTAAATGTTTAACTGTGAATTTGAAACATAAATTGTTACTTTTTTTGTAGTGTTCTTGTATGAGACTATGGGCATGAAGTCCTAGAGGTAGTAGAGGAAGATTATCTAAGATGTCGCAGTCAGATCCCATGACGATCCATCGAGACAGTCGGACACATATCCTGCCGACATGCGCGTGCGACTATCATGTACTTTATCTGTGGGATAGGAGAGTTTTGTTAGATGGACATGAGGATTGTCGTACACGTAGCGTCCCTTCACCATCAAAGCTCCATCAGATGCCTCACGCTATTCTCTACCACCATATCATTCTCTTCCTCCGGTATCATCTCCATCCCCATCTACATTCACACCACCACCACTAGGTCTTCTTAattacatcaccaccaccatctcTCCTCCCAACACCTCCTCCTCCCAAAGGACACACTACCACCACCACCTCCTTTATTTCCCCCCACACCACCTTCTTTTGATTCATACATCGGCCTCAGATCTCCATCGATACCGGCATTGGTTGTCTATTGGCCGTCATTGACATCGGCTCGGTAGTATATTTGCACATGAGGCCACCTCCCTCTCTCTCACATCTCACCATGAGCCTTCGTACTCTGTTATACAATACACGACCGGCTCCGGTGCTATTTCGCACACGACACTACCTTTACATGTACTgtgattttagttttttttttcatttgtacTAAATTTGTTAAAAAGCCAATTTTGAATGAAATGTACAAAAAATTATCTTCTTTATTGGAGGCATATAATAATTGCGCTATGTGGTTTAACTTCAAAAAATTTCTAGTCCTGTAATAGGACACCACCTTCTATTGATTCATACATCGGTCTCAGATCTCCATCGATACCATAGTTGCCGACATTGGTTGTACTCGGTGGTATATTTGCACATGAGGCCACCTCCATCCGACTCTCTCACATTCCACCATGAGCCTCCGTACTCTGTTATATAGTTTAGGACCGGTTCCGGTGCTATTTCGCACATGACACTACCTTCACATGTAGTGTGATTTTAGTTTTTTTTCCTACATTTGTACTAAATTTGTTAAAAAGTCAATTTTAAATGAAATGTATAAAAAAAGTATCTTCTATATTGGAGATATATAATAATTGCGCTTTGTGGTTTAACTTCAAAAACAATTTTGGACTGCAATAGGTTTTGATGGTTATATATATCTATTCAGCTTCAATTTCATTAGCCTTGGCTTTTTCTCTCACAGAGTTTTTGAATTTTCGGTAAAAAGTTTTACACAATTAATGGATTCAAAACAACAGATTTTGTAGTCTACTTTTGCAAATCTTGTGGCTAGTTGATTGATCTGATTCATTGTAATTAATCTGAATATGATATAACAGATTTCTTTTTATTAAATCATGTTATAAATTACTACCTCCATcccaattaattattaataaaatcaacTTTGAAAATGGATACCGGTTGGCATAATATATGTCGAAGATATTCATTTCTCGATGAATTAACATTAACAATTAATTTAAGACGAAAAAAATATATCTTATTACAAAATATTATTTATTGGACAAAAACTATCCAATACTCTCACAACCACAACGCTAAAAGTTCCAGATTTACATATCTTCCAACAATCGACATCTTTATGGCAAAGAGGATTCTTATTCATATGGACTATGTAGGCTCCCGTAAATTCACTCTTAGCCTAAAAAAAGATTGGCATTATCTCACCTTCAACAACAACAATCAGTCTCAATTCTATCGAGTGGAGTTGGCTATATAAATCCTCAGGTTTAAGTTCAAGACAATATGTAGATCATATGGCATATCATAAATCAAATAATAGTATCATGTATAAAATATGATAATATAAATGCATATAATAAATCATGCTATATAATATAAAGATATACTGCCTATTCGTATACATAGTTTTTTTATCCCTAGTAGAGAAATGATATATTCTATAACTAGTTTTTCTAATCTTATGACACTATCTATAGGAAGTCATCTACGTAGATACTACGGTGCCACCCTCCTCTCTCGACTACTAAATTTTCTGAAATATCTAAAATTTCCAGATCCTTTCTAACTATCCTCTCCCACGTGAGATtaggtctctctctctctctctctctctctctctctctcctctctcctCTCTGTTCCTATATCTATGTCGTCACCTTTCCGAACAGGAGCTTCTTTAGGTCTACGCCTCACATGTCCAAACAACCTAAGTTTATCCTCTCTTATCTTCCCGTCTATAGGTGCAACGTTTAAATCGCTACTTATAGTCTCATTTCGGACTTTATCCCTTAGAGTAAGTCCACTCGTCCAGCTTAACATCCGTATCTCTACCACTTTAATCTTATGCTCTTGTTATTTTTTTATCGGCCAACATTCGCTCTCATATAGAATAGCTAGTCTCACTGCTGTTCTATAGAACTTTCCTTTTAGCCGACTCGACATATATCGATCACACAAGATACCTGTTGTACTTCTCCATTTTGCCCATCCTGCTTGTATACGGTGGGTGACATCCCTGTCAACCTCTCAATCTTCTTGTAGGATAGACCCTAGATATCGGAATCGGTCATACCTCGGTACATCCATTCCTCCTAGCTGGATCGTACTAGTCTGACTTTTTCCTTCTCCACTGAAATTACAGTACATATATTCCGTTTTACTACGACTCAACCCGAAACCTTTCGACTCCAAGATTTTCCTCCACGATTCTAACACCAAGGTTTATCTCACCCACAAACATTAAAAAAAACACTTTATTAATTCAAGGTTGATCAATAAATATACACATATTATTTGAAAATAGAGGAATTAGTATTGTTTTCGTAAAAAAATTCATTAAAATATGAACAAGATTTTGTtttcgataaaaaaaaataaattagttagacaactttatgataaaatacGGTGAGTGTGGAATGAGACACTCACAATACATGATCATGAGAAATACTAGAAATGTCACTCTGAGAGCAATCTTCTTCATTTAGTTTAATTTTACGGTGGTCAAgcaaaaaactatatatatatgtattgtgaGAATTTGTAGGCAATGTATTCATCATTTTGTAGAAATGAATCCTAAGAAAATCAAGAGCCATATATTTCAAATCTTGGATATGAATTTTTTTTCCCCCTTTTTATTATTTGGTTATTTGAGATAATATAAATCGGGCAAAATATCACAAAACAAATCTCGAGTAAGATCATGCATATCATTTTTTAAGGTATGTAAGAAGTACATATCTGATTTTGGAAATCGGATCAAATGTGAAAATATTGTTGGTCTTTTGAAGGGATATATATACCAAGTTagacaatttttattttattttttgagaAATTCTTATGTGTATTTGATGTAATATCGAGTTGTTTCATTCATTCAATAAAAATTTTAGATAAATTTATGAACTTCTTTAGCTAAatatataacaatatttatatctaGATAGTCACTATATATGCATATAGTTTTACTTGATAAAGAGGAAGATCCGAGCGggtaaatttgattaaaaagatacaatATATGGATTTGATTAAAACACACGCATACTAATACTAACACAAGTTAATTACATTTACACAACAAAGAAGAAAGCATTCAAAAGTTCCTAATATATACTATAAAACGTTAAGGAAATTGATCTAGGAATGTGTACACTGCCAGTTTCAAGCTATGCAGTGGTCAACTGATGATTAATAAGCTTGTAGATTTGGCCTTTGGGTTCATATATGAACTATATATTAACATATAGGAAACTAATTTTTGTAGAAAATACTtgtttatgaattaataaaatggCTGCATTGTGGAACCTGGTTTATTAATTAGGCAGATTGAACCATAGTTTTAAAATTTTGGATAAACTGATTGAAACTTATTACCATAAAATTAAGGATTGTATATTAATCATGGCTATGTACTACTGTAATGAATATGTTTTATATTTGATAATTTAAGCTTTAAAATTTATTCTAAcgcaaaagtaaaaaaaaaatattaaatctaatttgtataaatttcatataatcagtatataaatatatatatatatacgtatgtaggcatatattatttaaaattaatttAGATTTTATATATCTCTATGACTTTGTATAagaaattttttaattacaatttttctaGCTAAAACTAtgtataaattttatttataaatttaTCTATGTATCCCTCGATCTTGACATCTCCATATTTGTTTTTGGAGgagatatatcataatatcatatatctCCCTATTgaaagtaaaataaataaataaataaatttacttttatataatatatacacacCCAATTAATCCGGTCATGGATTCGTCATTCAGACCCTCCGTTCACAAGATGACCCAATTGGTTCAGAAAGACTTACCCGACCACTGTATACAAGTCATAAGAGACATGTATGCCTTCATTGCACATTGCCAATTATTGAAAATTTATAGTTATGGGGTTAATTAAGGTGGCTCCTCCCATCCTAATCTCGTCTTTTACTGAAATTCCCTTCGACGATGAACCATCCACGTATTGTATGAGCATCGGTTTAGTAGGAATTTGCGTCGGTCATACTGTTTGGCTAGAAGACTGCAAGCTTTCGAGATATAAGTCTTTAGTTTAAGCATAGACGAGCGGAATGGGTGGGAAATAGGATCGGGATGGTGATAACATGGTTCACATGGGTGGCACTGGTCTATGGAAATTGACGTCACTGTTGGATTACTTTGCAGTTACCCATGGGCGAAAGCATTTTGTTGTCACTTGGACAAGTAGTTTTGTACGCTATCTTTTACGAGAATATTAATGTGTTCGTTTTATGTCTGGAGTATGCTCGACGTGTTTTTTATTAAAAATGCTAAAATAAAAGTACCTTTTGAGGATCGATGTCTGGAGCATGCTCTAAACACGAAATGAACACACTCTGAGTGAATACCGGTGGAAAGGGCACAAAGATCAAATACAAGCAGCTGGTTGAGGCTTTATGGAGAAGCTAAATTTAATAGCTTTGCTACTATACCAAGTAGCTAGTAACTTCCTACAAATTACGATTTAATTATGTTCTACAAAACTTTCAATCCTGCCGAACTTCAAGTTCCATCAACCATTTCATGATCATTTAGTTAATAATTATGTATTTTATGACAATTTTTCTCCTTCATCTATTGTTACGAATTTTAATTCACTTGATCAATTCATGACTATCTACGATTGCCAAGTATGCATCGTGACTTTAACAATTTAGGCACTTGCATCATTGTACAAGTCTGGTTCACAAATGTTTGAAATTTTTATTAAATCATGTTATCGTATTACAAAATATTATTTATTGGACAAGCACTAATTACCCTCACATATACAACCTCCATTAACACACATTACATAATAAGTTCCGGGCTTACATATCTTCCAACAATCGCCATCGTTATGGCAAAGTGGTTTTTTTATTGTCTCTGCTCGGACATCTGTCAATTCATTTTTAGTCTCAAAAAATATTGGGATTGTCACACCTAAAAAATATAGTAGTATAACAAAAGCTTTTTATTTCAAAACtgatcattaaatatatatatatatatatatatggttaattttataaaaatgatgGAATAAGTTTCTCTACAGAACTTTTATCGTGTATTCATACATATACGAGAATTGCTATTCCCACGAAAAATGTTCGACAAAATCATCAAAATAAGTTTTTTATTGGATATACCGTCACTAACTGTTAATGGTAACGGTATATCCCATCTCAAAAAACTTATTTTCATGGATTTAGTCAACATTTTCGTGGGTTTAGCATTACCCAACAGATACACATGAATGTTACTTTTTATAAAATACACGGTGAGGTAGAGGAAAGAAACTTACGAGACATGAACATGAGAAATACTAGAAATGTCACTCGAAAAGCAATCTTCtccatttaatttaattttatgatATTCTAGCAAGAAACTATTTGTTACAgatttatatattttcttttatatgtattgttaaaatgatttttaTAGGCAAAGTATTCAACATTTTTTCTAATGAAGAATCCAAACAAATCAAGGGCCATAAACTTTTCAATTTCGAGTGAGAAGTAATCGATTCAGGAAATCCGATTTTCCAACACTGAATCTCTATAGAAGGTAAAAATAGATCTTTTAAAGGATTACAAAGTAATCCAAATTTCAAGGATAATAACACGAGGGTCCTTAAACTATCACACTGACATGCTGCTACAATTACCTTAGTCCTTACGTGACACTTAACAGACGTTAAATAGTCCATGAACACGATTGATGTTGACGATTGAAGA
This genomic interval carries:
- the LOC139884176 gene encoding uncharacterized protein, producing the protein MKGTKPAVLNLAEKCKNILASNWQGQLNTVKADAKGSKEGIFSSKVKYFVKRGRPYIWVPEKEQHNVNTIIDERVSFAISSPYPGPLKSLLKSIKKLPARVALAGDVVSLKPEKCLAHRAAESLQACIESEERAIKESSYTVSGVLSSSSHLLTSRSENLKALLDEGTEYVVYKFNISSWMWIDGHGRTHKIDLEDMAKYNADKLAPFSAQLIDGINQSEARRRALMILCLTYLNASAKDAYMLSVDRKGFDVLGKVRRAVIKDGAGEYQWKEFRFTFKEEASDIETFCRLLVEMEEEALKKVSSFSGLT